One segment of Phragmites australis chromosome 13, lpPhrAust1.1, whole genome shotgun sequence DNA contains the following:
- the LOC133889414 gene encoding probable aldo-keto reductase 2 yields MEFSIGELKKLVVEGKMKYIGLSEASASTIRSMQSILSLQFSWSGHYGLEIELATGIVAYSPLGRGFFSSWAKLMDSLSEKTFARFQPENLDKNVQIFERGSDVRPIPGTTKLENFIQNVGALFVKLTADEMTELHSYYTAAVLGDRHPQMGYTWKNSETPPLPSWKSE; encoded by the exons ATGGAGTTTTCT ATTGGTGAACTCAAGAAGCTCGTTGTAGAAGGAAAGATGAAATATATCGGGTTATCTGAAGCATCTGCATCAACAATTAGAAGCATGCAGTCCATCCTATCACTGCAGTTCAGCTGGAGTGGTCATTATGGTCTAGAGAT AGAGCTTGCGACTGGAATTGTTGCTTACAGTCCACTAGGCAGAGGGTTCTTCTCTAGTTGGGCAAAATTGATGGACTCGCTCTCAGAGAAGACGTTCGCAAG ATTTCAACCAGAGAATCTCGACAAGAACGTCCAGATATTCGAGCGT GGAAGCGATGTTCGCCCCATACCTGGAACAACAAAATTGGAGAACTTCATCCAGAATGTGGGAGCTCTGTTTGTGAAGCTCACAGCAGATGAGATGACCGAACTTCACTCCTACTACACTGCTGCAGTCCTAGGTGACCGGCATCCTCAAATGGGTTACACCTGGAAGAATTCTGAGACTCCTCCATTGCCTTCTTGGAAATCTGAGTAG